The sequence ATCTCACTTCATGCTGCTCCAACTGACAACTTACAGACGAGTACATCTCACTTCATGCTGCTCCAACTGACAACTTACAGAGGAGTACATCTCACTTCATGCTGCTCCAACTGACAACTTACAGACGAGTACATCTCACTTCATGCTGCTCCAACTGACAACTTACAGACGAGTACATCTCACGGAGTCAACAGGTGCAACACGATCATCAACCACGTGCCCAGTGGCCGCAGTCGCCTGGGTGGTAACTGACAACTTTATGTTGACAGAAGGTCGAGACAAGGCGTGGTGCGTTTGTGCAAATAGCCCCCTTTGTCCACCTCACCGTTCGTATACAGAGTGCACAGCGAGGCAACCGCTTCCCCCGGCCCTCCAGAAAAAACACACGTGTTCCCTGCGTCTACAGTTAATTCAACCAAATAGAAATCCCTGTTAAATGTACAAAGAGTATCCGGACCACGCCAAATTAATTTTGTTAGACATTTTACGACCCACATACACTgtgcatatatttttataaggAAATGTGACGAGATAGCGACATCACGTTATTCTTTCTAGGACATGCGTGACTAGGTCCTTGATCGCagtaaaataacagtaaaaaTAACATAACACAAACTATATTATGTAGTTGGTTTGCTTGATGTTTATTGAGGCATAATTGAATCTTGACAAACAACACATAGTTGCGTCAAGCAAACTCGTATTAGGGGACTCTACTCTGTCACTATGTGGTTAAATGCTGTTGTATTCGTCACCattcgcccctttccgtaaatTCCAAGACTCCGCCCCTAATCGATGTATTTTACGTGCGAAAATAcgacaaaccaatcagaacgCGCGTAATGGATGCAGTGCTTTGATTAAAATAATCCCCactacattataagttgttcactggtcacaaggggtccatgggctcacgTACCCTTGAGGTTTcccaacataaacaaacctcaagCCAAGGACCcggagggaccagtgaacaacggaggtatcttaccgaacacccgAGTTTTAATTTCgagctgtttgaagcacttctgttgaatgcgaggcgaatcgccattttgcagacgacacaaggtaaacagacttagagttatctcccttccatcgattttcaaacgcaaaacatcggtaatttccgtgcttgatgcgtgatgcAATGGTGTTCAaggcaaagaagtactaccgtGAAGCACCAAAAGAGTTCGGAATTctcagcggtgtacattgaaaataatacatcgcctgtaagcggcatacattgaaaataacagaatagtgcttagccaatcagaaagcgacattcatgtgtgaggtaagataaaaatCATTTATGACATTTTCTTACTATTTAAAAAActgatgaaaaatatatatcgtCATATTGAAAGTAGTGTTAACGCAGCTAACCGAATTGTGCTGTCgaacacaggggcttgtattgctgaaaaaaaTACGTCCTAAGTCCAACAtgcctacactgatatccatatacatataaagaaggaaagggatgtaacgcgcaCAAAGTTGTCGAACATCCCACTCTCGATTATGGGCGAATTCTGGGTGGGAAATGGTGGAACATACAGCCGCAATTCTTGGTGAAATAAAGCCAATTTTTTACAGAATTTTTTTATAGGTACCATGCCATTGACGGCGGGAGTTCAAATACCTGCACGCGCGTTCATTGACATAACGTGTATTTCTGACGGTCTTGCGGGCTACTCGAGAtgattgtacgtgcgcttcTAACAGATTTATGCAATGTAATTAAAATCGCTACGATATTATAATTTATCTATATGTAACAAATCAACTTTTACCTTTAACAGTctgcaaatatttcacatctctGGGAATATTTTAATCTGACTTTTGGGGCTTAAATAAGCGGAAACAAAACCAtcaatacaatgtatgaataCTTCCGTATTACTAAGAATCATTACAATCAAGTAGAGTTATAACACGAGCCGGTCACGAATGACCTTAAACACCTCAAACTAACGAGAAGAGAACCCACCCGAGCTCATGAAATGCTTATGGTAGGGTTAAAAATACCTACGAGACCGCTAAACAGACTTCTTTTGAAATTTGACCGTATGGGACGGTCGACCAGGCGGGAATTTTAAACGCCGCTTGTGACGAGGTTCAAGTTGGTATTGCACTCTCTATTTGAGTGCGGATATAAGTGTTATTCTGCAttatgaagatcagggttagaattgatcttcagtaatacatgcttgttgtaagaggctactaaagatgcagtgatcaacaacatgagcatcgatctacccagtTGGAcctcaccacctgatcccgttagttgcctcacGCGACAAGCAGGGGCTGCTGAAGATCCTGGATCTTCAACGCGCTATATCTACATGGATCTGATATGCACTCTAAATCCTCACAAATGATTGATTCGAATTCATATCTAACCCCTAAGTTTGAcaggaataaaaaaaaatcgTTCGTTCATCTGTTGTGTTGGCGGTTTTCCTCGCATTGCAGCTAAATGACGGCGGTCGTTAACTGagcgagtctggagcagacaatcctgtCTCTGACATCATGCGTATAGATCTTCTCAGCTTGGATACAATATTTGTCAACCAATTCAACCCGCCTCTGACGATTAAGATGGGATAACTAATTATTGCGTTAGTTTTGTTTACTTGTGAACAGGGTATacagtaaataataataatgaatattgaagaaaaaatgaaaacttgatatttgaATACGCAGATGATACTAACGCGGATGATACTAACGCAGATGATACTAACGCGGATGATACTAACGCAGATGATACTAACGCGGATGATACTAACGCGGATGATACTAACGCAGATGATACTAACGCGGATGATACTAACGCGGATGATACTAACGCGGATGATACTAACACGGATGATACTAACACGGATGATACTAACGCAGATGATACTAACACGGATGATACTAACGCAGATGATACTAACGCGGATGATACTAACGCGGATGATACTAACACGGATGATACTAACACGGATGATACTAACACGGATGATACTAACGCGGATGATACTAACGCGGATTATACTAACGCAGATGATACTAACACGGATGATACTAACGCGGATGATACTAACACGGATGATACTAACGCAGATGATACTAACACGGATGATACTAACGCAGATGATACTAACGCAGATGATACTAACGCAGATGATACTAACGCGGATGATACTAACACGGATGATACTAACGCGGATGATACTAACGCGGATTATACTAACGCAGATGATACTAACGCGGATGATACTAACACGGATGATACTAACGCAGATGATACTAACACGGATGATACTAACGCGGATGATACTAACGCGGATTATACTAACGCAGATGATACTAACGCGGATGATACTAACGCGGATGATACTAACGCGGATGATACTAACGCGGATGATACTAACGCAGATGATACAAACGCGGATGATACTAACGCGGATGATACTAACGCAGATGATACTAACGCAGATGATACTAACGCGGATGATACTAACACGGATGATACTAACGCGGATGATACTAACACGGATGATACTAACGCGGATGATACTAACACGGATGATACTAACGCGGATGATACTAATCATGGCACGCTGTAAACGCACTGGTTTCTGTATTGATGATATTagagaggagtgagtgagtttaggtttacgccgcaattAGTATTTTTCCATCTGTATGCCggtggtccgtaaataatcgagtcttgactagacaacccagtgatcaacagcatgagcatcgatctgcacaaatgggaaccgatgacatgtgtcaacgaagtcagcgagtccgaccacccgatccggtagTCGTGtgacgacaagtatgggttactgatgtATCATTTCTAATCCGAATCTTCAGCTTGATGTAGTGAATAAGGTTCGGGGCCTTTTACCAATTTGGCTAAAAGATTTTGCAAGTTACGGTGCTGAAATCCAGAATTATTTGATATTCGAACCCtgtctgcgcaactgggatccgatgacatgtgattatggcaagcatgggttactgaaggccaatattctaacccgaaccttcacgggttgataTTGCAGCGGATGCAGAATACTGATAAGGACTGTTTTGTACGATGAATATCAGTATGACCTGatatacatgttttgtttttgtttttacttaGTTAAAAAGTGTCTTTGTTGAAATGTAGCATAATTGTATTCTGTGCGGCATCTTGCACAGTGAAAACTTAAATGATGCAGCCATGAAACAATGTTTAGGTTGCATCACTTATGCCAGTTCTATTTCCAAACTCAGTGACAACCTCATTAATTCAATAGGAACAACCCTTTGAATGCATTTGAGTTTTTATAATCATCATTCACACAGCCTTGGTCAGAGGTTTTATAAGTGCTCATTGGACTAAAGCTTAGTCTCTGAAACTATGAAGGTTtgataaaaagaaataaatcgACTTAAAATGAAAGGGATGGTATTTGAGATGTAACATTCAGAATTGGGGAAATTTAGACTGTTTTATTAATTCATTAGTATTGCAGAAAGGGTTGGGCGCAAAGGCTCAGGAAtggtgtgtgagtgcgtgcgtgcgtgcgtgcgtgcgtgcgtgcgcgcgcgcaaATGGTTTCACGTCGCAATtatgcaacattccagcaatatctcgtcGTCATCATGACTGGccttcacaaactgtacccatgtgggaatcgaacacatTAACAACTAGGTTACCCTACTGCTCCTCACGGACTGTGGGACAGTAAGTATTTATAATTTCGCCGATCCATCTGAACCTACACCTAAAGTCGATTTCTGAAActtaaattaaaaacaaaacaaagtcaaTCGAACTGAGGTGACGTCATGTTTCTATTCATTTGTAATTTCAGAGGAAAGGTATTCCCAGCAGAACCTCTGGTTTCACTGCATAAATCTATTTCACGGACacaaagaaacattttttttcaaattctctaTATATTTAATTTCCACCAGACATATCCTAAAATTTGgtattattataaataatatggGACGCCAAACGCGTGGGCGTTATGAATTGTTTTCACACACAGTGAAGGTATACCCAAAATATTAACTTTCTTCTTCAGGCAGTTATTAACTTTCTACTTAAGGCAGAACACTATACGCGGTGGTCACTTGTAAACGCGTTACATCAATAACGCGTTACTAACACAGACAGCTGCGATTTTGACCAAAATAACTCACCGTTCATTGCTAGTGTTTCTTTGTCCCAGTAATAATCGATATAACACAATCTCACAGTGTTAACGCACATAAAACAAGCACACTGGCCGTAATGATGAAAAGACGAGTCAAAAAAGTCAACTTGTTTCTGTTACATGTGAAAAAAAGGCTCCATCTTTCCGATAATCCTATCAATACgagtttaatatttttatagcaCTGCTAATCGACCCAATCCCCTTTGCAAATAAACTTCACCGGATT comes from Haliotis asinina isolate JCU_RB_2024 chromosome 13, JCU_Hal_asi_v2, whole genome shotgun sequence and encodes:
- the LOC137259498 gene encoding germ cell nuclear acidic protein-like, encoding MLKSKLKVYILGKNRLPNDTNADDTNADDTNADDTNADDTNADDTNADDTNADDTNADDTNADDTNADDTNTDDTNTDDTNADDTNTDDTNADDTNADDTNADDTNTDDTNTDDTNTDDTNADDTNADYTNADDTNTDDTNADDTNTDDTNADDTNTDDTNADDTNADDTNADDTNADDTNTDDTNADDTNADYTNADDTNADDTNTDDTNADDTNTDDTNADDTNADYTNADDTNADDTNADDTNADDTNADDTNADDTNADDTNADDTNADDTNADDTNADDTNTDDTNADDTNTDDTNADDTNTDDTNADDTNHGTL